From a region of the Candidatus Fusobacterium pullicola genome:
- a CDS encoding toxin-antitoxin system YwqK family antitoxin, with translation MKTLILLISFLIIGCSNIVSRGAQEKEKIYYSNGNLKSEISFINNIKNGPIFNYFEDGRIAVKGYFKNDQREKKWYFYDENTGKLIAIENYKNGLLEGEQIYYYPDGNLKVKGNYKDNYRVGFWQMYDENGKLSVQNIFLDGEDVVSVALFQENGNIFCSGLTKNGLRDGIWQYYDTEGKLLYDVEYLNGIRDGEWKAYDKDGNIIATGYYNHGKILGLE, from the coding sequence ATGAAAACTTTAATTTTACTAATTTCTTTTCTTATAATTGGATGTAGTAACATTGTATCAAGGGGAGCTCAAGAAAAAGAAAAAATTTATTATTCTAATGGAAATTTAAAAAGTGAAATATCTTTTATAAATAATATAAAAAATGGTCCTATTTTTAACTATTTTGAAGATGGAAGAATTGCCGTAAAGGGATATTTTAAAAATGATCAAAGAGAGAAAAAGTGGTATTTTTATGATGAAAATACTGGAAAGCTTATAGCTATTGAAAATTATAAAAATGGACTTTTAGAAGGAGAACAGATTTATTACTATCCTGATGGTAACTTAAAAGTAAAAGGGAACTATAAAGATAATTATAGAGTTGGATTTTGGCAAATGTATGATGAAAATGGAAAACTAAGTGTCCAAAATATATTTTTAGATGGAGAAGATGTGGTAAGTGTAGCTCTCTTTCAAGAGAATGGTAATATTTTTTGTTCTGGTTTAACTAAAAATGGACTTCGTGATGGTATTTGGCAATATTATGATACTGAAGGAAAATTACTATATGATGTTGAATATCTAAACGGTATACGTGACGGAGAGTGGAAAGCTTATGATA